In Brassica napus cultivar Da-Ae chromosome C2, Da-Ae, whole genome shotgun sequence, the sequence CAAAATCAAAACTATATTTCGGGTTCAGTCGGATCTTTGACATGTAACTAATCTGAACCGAACCTgactaaacccaaaccgaatcAAACCCAAACTTTTATAATATCCGAATGAAGTTGAAATTCATGAATCCAAAATCGAAACTTGAATGAATCCTGAACCGAAATCCGATTGGGACACCGATTGCCCAGCCCTATGACTGATCAAGGAACTAGATAGCCACTTAGGTGAAGCCACATGACTTGGTTGGTCAAACCCACAAGCTTACCACTTACAAAAACAGTAGGAAAGGCGATATTAGGTAGAAAAAGCCAAGAATAAATTATATCTTGTGCTGGTTCACTTGTATGTTTTTCTACCTAATTTCAACAAAAgctttgaaactaaaataacgGTAAAGAAGTATTTCAGATTTCATCTATTGCATAAATTAAAAGATAGAAGCAAAGAATAAACTAGTAGTGTAACCTAATGTTCTTATAATGTCTTTTCTAATAGAGGTTTACATATGTCGGTGAGAGACACGATCCTCCTCATCACTCTGGGTTTCCATGCTTCCTTCGCGTTTTTGTCAAAGAGAGACCTCCACACCTCCAAAATGTTAGACTCCATCACTTCCCTGGCAAACCCATTCTcctctgaattttttttggtacaCCTCAACTTGTCATCTATCCTCTTCAGCGCTTCTTCAATTCTAGATGTAATCTCTCGGCCATCTGAATAGCTTCCTTCTCCTCTAAGAATTGTAACAAGGCGATCTAGATCTCTGATTCCTGCCGCAAAATCCTTCCTAGTAGTTCTGATCACTTTCGATTGGACCCATCTGGCATCATCATTCTCAAATTCTTTATCCTTAGGTTTGATATCATAATTAACATAAAGCAGTCGTTCTGCCACAGGACTATCCTGATCACGGTCCTTTGTTGCATCTATCCATAACTTAAGGTAGAACCACAACGTACTGCGATAGTCATCATCACGCATGAAGAACATCGATTGAGCCACAAGTAGAGAGAGCTCAATTCCCAGTTTCACAACCTCCTCTTTCAGTTCTTGCTTTGGAAAATCAATCctgcaaaacaaaaatacataaacaaaaaaGGTCAAAATTTGCAACGTagaattatttaaatttttgctCACAATATGACTGACCCCAAAATATAAGGAGTATGTGAGGGCAGTGCCCTTATCTTTCTATGGATTGGTTTGCCTGAAATAGGATCAAAGATGCCGCTAATAATGCTATTCCTTATCTCCTTCAGAGTATATGTTGTTTCTttagcttcttcatcaaagatagACTTCCACAAGTCATAAATGTTAGGCTCTATGGTCTCCCTCATAAACCCATTCTTCTCCGAAACATTCTTTTTAGACCTCAGTTTATCATCTAGCCTCTTCAACACTTGCTTGTATTTTTCAATAGCCGAAAATAAAAGTCGATCATCGTAAGACCGACCTTTTCTTCTGAGAATCCTAACAAGCCTATGCATAACCATGACTCCGTTGGAAAAATCCTCCCAAGTGGTACTGATCAGTCTCCATTGGACGGATTGACCATAATTCTTAAACACTCTTTTCTTAGGTTTGATATCTCTTAAGTAGACACAGTGCATAACACGAAGCAGCCTTTCTAATACGGGATAGGGGCGCGGATTATAACCTCTCCATAACTTATAGCAGAAGAACAGCATAGTCCGGATATCATCACAAAGTAAGAACATGGATTCAACGACGGAGACAGAAAGCTTGACCCCTAGTTGTATAACCTCCTTTTTCATCTCCTCTTTCACAGCAGAGCTGTTCCtacaaatcagaaaaaaaaatcaatattaattCTGACTTTAAATTATAACCTGAAAGTGACTAACATAACTTACCCTGTAGTGTATGGGTAATATCTCACCAATCGAGGATTGCGGCGGATAGCACCATAAGTGGACTTTGATTCCATCTCAGAGGTCTTTCCAGtcatccaaaaccaaaaaaataataaaataacaaagtcAGAATTATCATCAAACGCAAATTAATCAATATATCGACATACGCACCAGTTATATTAATCGAGAGCAAGGGGGAGAAGAACCctataataatattaactttgGAATCAATATGACATCaaagctcaaaaaaaaaacaaagatgatgttcagaaaaaggaaacaaatcaattCGTAAACAGAAATTTAgtgaaattttcctttttggtgaaaaatatcttaaacactgaaaaggaaaatttccCTAAATTTCTGTTTATTTCCCTAAATTTCTGTTTACGAATTGATTTTCAGTGTTTAAGATATTTTTCAcaccaaaaaggaaaaaaaaataaatataagggAAATTTTGGAGAAATGAATtcaaataagaatataatttgaaaactaaCCTTTATTTAAGTTTTTGGAAAATACACTTATACTAGACGGTAACCTGCGTCCTTTCGCGGgtgaatgaaattaaaaaaaaaaaaaaaaaatatatatatatatatttggacaACATCAATTAATACTAACTAGAAACTCCAACCGGTCTAACAAGCCAAACCGGTGGGATTGAATCGACATAAAGCAAAGCAGAAGGAGAACTCCTCGCACCGCGTGCAAACTTATCCGCCAAGGTATTTTGTGCTCTAAAAATATGTCTGATCCGGAAGTGAGGGAAGAAAATCTTACTGCGGTTGAATTCTTCAATGTGTGTAGAGAAAGCAGACCATTCATCAGGTGtcgacaccatcttcaccagctGAGAACAATCCGTCGCGAACAATCCGTCGCGAACACTACGTCAGAAAATTGGAGGGtcttcatgcattccattgcccaaattagtGCTTCAAACTCAGCATGCAAAGGTGACAAACTTCTACGAAGATTCATTGCCCCCATCATGATATCGGTCGAGCCACTCTTTCTGCAAAACCATCATTCTCCCGTAAACATGTCTTTCTCTTTCCAAGCACCGTCAATATAACAAACTCTAGAGCCTTCCAGGGCTAGAGCCGCAGATTGTTATAAACTCCCACTATAGGAATTCTCCACAGGACCATTCACGGTTAACTGTGCCTCCATCCACATCTTACTTTCCACATCGGCCATCCGCAATATCTCCTGTGGGTTGCCATCCTTGTTTGAATAAATCTTGTCATTTctagccttccaaatataccataatatccatgaataataatttaaatcctCCTCCTTTGGTAGTCTCCAAAATAGATAATCCATATTGGTGAAAATGGACGACGATGGAAAGATCACGGGAGAGGAAGGAATCCTAGAAAGTACCCATGTTTGTAAAGCTGGGGGACACTCGAAGAGTGCATGATTAGTTGATTCCTCTTCTGCCCCACACATACTACACCGTGTATCACAAACCATCCCTCAAGTTATAAgatattaaaactatattaaaacttttaatttatagatattagaAAGTTAAAAATCATAgtaacaaatattatatattatataatgaaaTACTGAACGAAATTGTGCATGTAAGTTTATATAAAGTAAGCttcaacttttaaaaaaacttgTGTAATTGAAGTATATTTTGTAGAAGTAAATATACAAGAATAAGCAAAGactaatataaaaaattgtttttattttggaaaaatacttaattttaatgatatatgaGATTATTTTGATGTACGTGTTGGCCACCTAATCATATATAAACATAGTATTAGTAATAATAAATCtgaatataatatttctcaCAATTAAACATAGTATTAGTTAACCAAATCATTAATTGTTGAAAATAATATGGTCAGCTTTCTTAATGTACAtgaaacatatacaaaaaaaatgagaacaaatatttattttctcacAGTTAAACATATACAAAAGAATAGAGAAAATTATACAGACCTAAATAAGCACTTGATTATCTTTGTCTCGAGTGTTACTGACCCACAAGTTaagttcttttaattttattgacaTCACCCgaagcaaaacaaaaattaaggaAAGGAAACTTAGGTTTGAATAAACTTTATCATAGTCcaaaaattaaggaaaataaaCTTAGGGTTGAAAAAGATTATAGTAGTTTCGATGTCTAGTTCAACTTTTATATGgagaataaattttataaattaaatgaataagaTAAGGAAACTTAGGTTTGAATACCgaatatatattgaattataaACGATTTGTTACATTAATAGTCTAATTTGACTtttcaatcaaaccaaaaaGATTGCACATcatgttttatgatttcaataaTTTCCTGTTTTGTTAGAGCGGTTATCCAAAAATATCAAGGGACCCCGAATatcaattcattaaaaaaatttaataactaCCATACAAATTTcgatctttaaaaaaaaaacaaaacaacacgCTGTTTAAGAACAAATTGTATGATCCTTTCAAGAATACACGATCAGTAACCTTAACGAAAATAAAAACTACACTTAACAGTTAATAAATCTAATGACTTTCACCTTAATCATCCATAGAGACTTCTTTGGTTTTAAATTAGAGATGAAATTCAAGCCTTGCATTTTGAATGATAGTTTTGAATCATTTGGGTTGTGATGGAGGTGTAGACATAGTATAGgttaggtatatatatatatatatatatatatatatatatatatatatatatatatatatatattgaatggaTTATAAATTGTAGGTGGTGAAAATTCTCTAGGCAACTAAATTGTTACGCCAAAAATCTTGCATACAATCCATAATTGTGGCTGTTTTCTTTGGAAAGAAATTATTTATGTCTACAATTCAAAAAGGATCGTctaattttcattaatttataatcCCCTCATTGATAATATTTATGTCTAGAATCCCTAATTGTGCATGATCTCCGAATTTATATGGCAAAAAGTAATCAACTCAAGAATCAAAATCGTATTATTGTCATATCTAAATAGTTAGCTCAAATTAGTCAACCATAATAAATTTGGAAATCTAAACATTCGACTTCCCATAAAAAAAGTATTCATAGTCAACCATcgttgtttaaaaataaaatcatatcatatctcGATTCATATGGAAAAAATAGATCAAACATTAAGATGGTCGTCTATTTTGCAATCGCCTGTTTGATAATACTCAGTTGTCTAGAATTCCTAATTGATCATATATCCGCATTTAATTGTCAATCACACATTACTCTTTTCTATTTTTAGTTTCCATATGTTACATGATTCGATTTCTACTTGTCAATccttttaaattaatatattggaTCGTTTTATGTCAATTTTAAACATACTGAACGTTGCAAAGAAGCACTATGTTATATTACATGTATTACGAtgtctttaaaaataaatggatCGTTTCATAATATGAAGACATATACCATTTTGTAATGATATAAAACACGTTTACAATAACCGAATTTGATATCAACGTAACCTTTAGATCATATATAAAGCAACAatacaaagaaataaaaagacgTTAACAAACAGTCGGTTTTGATTTGTTAATCGATTTTTATATCACATAAGATATCATTATATTTCCTACGATATTGacctaaattataaaccatcGACCATGTAGTGCTGGAAACATACAAGTAATTACAAACATTAAAAGCATGTTCGAAATATATATAGAGCACcataatgttttatattcacacaCAGCCATTGATATTATCATCCATAACAGCCCATGTAACCAATTAATATGATTAACACATGCGAAAATTACTAAAAGGAAAATTGCATTACTCAAAAAAGAAAGcactcttttttttgtcaacaagaAAACACTCACTAACTATGGgtttatttgtgaaataactaAGGGAGGTGTATTCAATTgagagttttaggtgatttgtgtcaaaatgacaaatccactgttattgaaacatgaattttaaaaactcatttaaaatcttgtgttattgaacttgacattttataaagtactctgaaatccactgttattgaaaatattttaagttgtggagtttTCAAGTTCTCAAGTGATTTTAGAGTGTTTGGGtggagtttcttagttaaaaaaaataaaactcaagTCTCATGgttttaggtgatattctagagtggtttaacaaaaatcattttattctcCGCAATTccttaaaatcatctaaaacctcATTAAAAGTGAAAGCACTTCAAATTTTAGATTGAATACATCCcctaaaagaaaaggaaaattagatTTGTAGTAAgatattagagagagagaaagagaaaggaggagagagattgagattttagttttttttttggggttatTGGGCATAATTTccctaaataaaatatttataggtTTTGGTGTGCGTTTCATCATTGTTACCGAGCAGGTAATACATGTATGTGCTG encodes:
- the LOC106428010 gene encoding uncharacterized protein LOC106428010, with protein sequence MESKSTYGAIRRNPRLVRYYPYTTGNSSAVKEEMKKEVIQLGVKLSVSVVESMFLLCDDIRTMLFFCYKLWRGYNPRPYPVLERLLRVMHCVYLRDIKPKKRVFKNYGQSVQWRLISTTWEDFSNGVMVMHRLVRILRRKGRSYDDRLLFSAIEKYKQVLKRLDDKLRSKKNVSEKNGFMRETIEPNIYDLWKSIFDEEAKETTYTLKEIRNSIISGIFDPISGKPIHRKIRALPSHTPYILGIDFPKQELKEEVVKLGIELSLLVAQSMFFMRDDDYRSTLWFYLKLWIDATKDRDQDSPVAERLLYVNYDIKPKDKEFENDDARWVQSKVIRTTRKDFAAGIRDLDRLVTILRGEGSYSDGREITSRIEEALKRIDDKLRCTKKNSEENGFAREVMESNILEVWRSLFDKNAKEAWKPRVMRRIVSLTDICKPLLEKTL